The following coding sequences are from one Triticum aestivum cultivar Chinese Spring chromosome 5A, IWGSC CS RefSeq v2.1, whole genome shotgun sequence window:
- the LOC123104648 gene encoding pentatricopeptide repeat-containing protein At1g20300, mitochondrial encodes MALLLKRNRHLSTTSRLLLRRLCATDPTTEPAPASPPPPAPDSPLPMTPAEAKLLDSLHAAILDHSRAHPSTELPASPPFEPLPAFSSTLAGLLPSPPAPHLALQLLGRLLALRRGVPFPEALTFFHHVLPSLPADSLPALYAAMIDLLAKHHHFPLARHLLDEMRERSIPVSPQVILAIIRRYVRAGMSAEASELFRRMEEYGAGVPDPAVLASLLGALSKKRLASEAQALFDSYKSVFPPDVVLYTTLVHAWCRAGCLDKAERVFAEMQQAGIMPNVYTYTSVIDAMYRAGQVPRAQELLCQMIDTGCPPNTATFNAIMRSHVKAGRSEQVLQVHNQMRQLGCDPDIITYNFLMETHCGKGQSNLDAAMKVLAKMIAKGCIPDCHTFNPMLKLVLGTGNVEAARKLYERMQELQCKPNVVTYNLLMKLFNKEKSMDMVLRIKKDMDAQGVEPNVNTYGALIESFCGRGNWRRAHATLREMVEEKSLKPTKPVYDMVLMLLRKAGQLRKHEELVESMADRGFIKRPSEDALWKAVAAS; translated from the coding sequence atggctcTCCTCCTCAAGCGCAATCGCCACCTCTCCACCACTtcgcgcctcctcctccgccgcctatGCGCCACCGATCCCACCACAGAGCCGGCGCCCGCCTCGCCTCCGCCACCGGCTCCCGACTCGCCTCTGCCCATGACGCCCGCGGAAGCCAAGCTCCTGGACTCGCTCCACGCGGCGATCCTCGACCACAGCCGCGCCCACCCGTCGACGGAGCTCCCCGCCTCGCCGCCATTCGAGCCCCTACCCGCGTTCTCTTCCaccctcgccggcctcctcccttcCCCGCCCGCGCCGCACCTCGCGCTCCAGCTCCTCGGCCGCCTCCTCGCGCTCCGCCGCGGCGTCCCGTTCCCGGAGGCCCTCACGTTCTTCCACCACGTCCTCCCGTCGCTTCCCGCGGACTCGCTCCCCGCGCTCTACGCCGCTATGATCGACCTGCTCGCGAAGCACCACCACTTCCCGCTCGCccggcacctgctcgacgaaatgcgcgAGCGCTCCATCCCCGTCTCGCCGCAGGTCATCCTCGCCATAATCCGCCGGTACGTCCGGGCGGGGATGTCTGCCGAGGCCTCCGAGCTGTTCCGTCGCATGGAGGAGTATGGCGCCGGGGTCCCCGACCCTGCGGTGCTCGCGTCTCTCCTTGGCGCGCTGTCCAAGAAGCGCCTCGCCAGTGAGGCCCAGGCGCTGTTCGACAGCTACAAGTCGGTATTTCCGCCTGATGTCGTGCTCTACACGACCCTGGTGCATGCCTGGTGTCGGGCCGGGTGTCTCGACAAGGCAGAGCGGGTGTTCGCTGAGATGCAGCAGGCGGGGATCATGCCGAACGTGTACACCTACACTTCTGTGATTGATGCCATGTACCGCGCGGGGCAGGTTCCCCGTGCGCAGGAGCTCCTCTGCCAAATGATTGACACCGGGTGTCCGCCGAACACGGCAACCTTCAATGCCATCATGCGGTCTCATGTCAAGGCCGGGCGTTCTGAGCAGGTGCTGCAGGTGCACAACCAGATGCGGCAGCTTGGTTGTGATCCGGACATTATCACATACAATTTCTTGATGGAAACACATTGCGGGAAGGGGCAGAGCAACCTTGACGCAGCGATGAAAGTGCTCGCCAAGATGATTGCCAAGGGGTGTATTCCTGACTGCCACACGTTCAATCCCATGCTGAAGTTGGTCCTGGGGACCGGCAATGTAGAAGCTGCACGGAAGCTATACGAACGGATGCAGGAGCTGCAGTGTAAGCCGAATGTGGTGACTTATAATTTGCTTATGAAGTTGTTCAATAAGGAGAAGTCGATGGACATGGTGCTGAGGATAAAGAAGGACATGGATGCACAAGGTGTGGAGCCAAACGTGAACACCTACGGAGCTCTAATCGAGTCATTCTGTGGGAGGGGAAACTGGAGGCGCGCTCATGCGACGCTGAGGGAAATGGTCGAGGAGAAATCCTTGAAACCCACGAAGCCGGTGTATGATATGGTGCTGATGCTGCTGAGGAAGGCCGGACAGCTCAGGAAGCACGAAGAGCTTGTGGAATCAATGGCTGACCGGGGCTTCATCAAGCGCCCATCAGAGGATGCCTTGTGGAAGGCAGTAGCTGCTTCGTAA
- the LOC123107586 gene encoding uncharacterized protein At1g76070 codes for MERKPTKKHARTRSGALASFLRSTAASFSSSTATTFGSRPAGGGKASFNHRNAFSGPMVSIVPPEARGGGGGRRRGGSKQGGGSGYRTPEASSPKVSCIGQIKRSKSKTSKARKAAKNVAPAAACGMDGGACPMPPRPPVHSRPKRSLVRRMFSRRSRSRPSSSSSSHKSSGAADLFKGRPGSSAAVAAAPVSGPGMAGLGQMKRFTSGRGAFQDFDWREAERRGSDVDVDDDYVDDGFVAFSAPLVLGGGVVASEPRKEVNLWRRRPMSPPTPLELP; via the coding sequence ATGGAGAGGAAGCCGACGAAGAAGCACGCGAGGACCAGGAGCGGCGCGCTGGCGTCCTTCCTCAGGTCCAcggccgcctccttctcctcctccacggCCACCACCTTCGGCTCCCGCCCCGCCGGCGGCGGCAAGGCGTCCTTCAACCACCGCAACGCCTTCTCCGGCCCCATGGTCTCCATCGTGCCGCccgaggcgcgcggcggcggcggcggcaggaggcgGGGCGGTAGTAAGCAGGGGGGCGGCAGCGGGTACCGGACGCCCGAGGCCTCGTCGCCCAAGGTGTCGTGCATCGGCCAGATCAAGCGGAGCAAGTCCAAGACCAGCAAGGCCAGGAAGGCGGCAAAGAACGTCGCCCCCGCGGCCGCCTGCGGGATGGACGGCGGCGCCTGCCCCATGCCGCCGCGGCCGCCGGTCCACAGCAGGCCAAAGAGGTCGCTCGTCAGGCGGATGTTCTCCCGACGGAGCAGGTCGCggccttcgtcctcctcctcgtcccacaAGTCGAGCGGCGCTGCCGATCTTTTCAAGGGGAGGCCGGGGAGCAGCGCCGCCGTGGCCGCTGCGCCGGTGTCGGGGCCGGGGATGGCAGGGCTGGGGCAGATGAAGCGGTTCACCAGCGGGCGCGGCGCGTTCCAGGACTTCGACTGGAGGGAGGCGGAGAGGAGGGGCTCCGACGTCGACGTCGACGACGATTACGTGGACGACGGGTTCGTGGCGTTCTCGGCGCCGCTGGTgctgggcggcggggtggtggcgtCGGAGCCCAGGAAGGAGGTGAACCTGTGGCGGCGCCGCCCCATGTCCCCTCCCACTCCTCTGGAGCTCCCCTGA